A part of Drosophila ananassae strain 14024-0371.13 chromosome 2R, ASM1763931v2, whole genome shotgun sequence genomic DNA contains:
- the LOC6507416 gene encoding Down syndrome cell adhesion molecule-like protein Dscam2 isoform X11 produces MWISSRLFVIFLLLHLETTCSEPFEAHLRGPGFVMEPPGRVEFSNSSGGWLDCSASGSPQPTIDWVHADGSAVTEIHGVRRVLRNGTLVLMPFAAAAYHQDVHNTIYRCIASNSVGRIVSRDVQVRAVVAQAYKVDVEVLSASRGCTAILRCVVPTFVKELVRVVSWVHEPAIYIYPSLQGDGKFHLLPTGELLIHNLQESDESQSFRCRSMHRLTRQVVVSSPTRLRINSHRGIISPSVVEHTAHVQVSQDEGAVLLCVAQGCPSPEYSWYTHNGAGPLPVLSGPRVRLLGPILAIEAVTGEDSGVYKCTASNVGGEASAELRLTVATPIQVEISPNVLSVHMGGTAEFRCLVTSNGSPVGMQNILWYKDGRQLPSSGRVEDTLVVPRVSRENRGMYQCVVRRPEGDTFQATAELQLGDAPPVLLYSFIEQTLQPGPAVSLKCSAAGNPTPQISWTLDGFPLPSNGRFMIGQYITVHGDVISHVNISHVMVEDGGEYACIAENRAGRVQHAARLNIYGLPYIRLIPKVTAVSGETLNLKCPVAGYPIEEIHWERGGRELPDDIRQRVQPDGSLTISPVQKNSDSGVYTCWARNKQGHSARRSGEVTVIVPPKVSPFQTSILQLNMGDRASLTCSVVKGDLPLTINWRKDGRPIDPTQHMSVKQVDQYNSILVIENLGSDHTGNYSCVVRNSAAEVENSQALLVNVPPRWIVEPVDANVERNRHIMLHCQAQGVPTPSIVWKKATGSKSGEYEEVRERPFTKLLGNGSLLLQHVKEDREGFYLCQANNGIGTGIGKVIQLKVNSSPYFSSTSRSVMVKKGDTALLQCAVSGDKPINIVWMRSGKNTLNPSTNYKISVKQEATPDGVSAELQIRTVDATDSGPYFCRASNLYGNDQQLVQLQVQEPPQPPSVLEAAMISSRSVNLKWQPKTLGTGDVSKYLVEFREADPALFVEQWQQVEVKDPPTFNAMIENLKPATRYAFRVIAEGSAGRSAPSQELIVRTEPQRPAGPPLNLSARPLSSTELLISWVAPLPELRHGDIQGYNVGYKLANSGNTAYNFTSVSGDGDGGNGELLLSGLAKFQRYNVVVQAFNQVGPGPLSEPATSQTMEDVPSRSPEDVRCAALSSQSLQVSWQPPPIYHTNGLLQGYKLIFEPIIDDIQPSKDEVESRKTTALTMVLTGLRKYTNYSIQVLAHTRMGDGVLSKPLYCHSEEDVPEAPADIKVVVSSSQSLYISWLPPTEPNGVITKFSLYTRVVNGREELNNEKRSLPSQQAYYEAKGLHPHMEYQFWVTASTRVGEGKSSRVASQITTNRIPARIISFGGPVVRPWRSTVTLPCTAVGKPKRDWFKSDVVLRQGGVHNTQLLDTGDLIISSLELADGGNYSCQVDNGIGTDRLTHILMVQVPPSAPTLYVTSATSSSILMHWKCGFTGNAPITGYTLFYRRGNGNTDEMQLSRHASSHELKGLVCGSTYQIYLSAQNKVGPSPSSIMLHVRTQGQSPGQPSSTALLAPNSTSLLVRLHSWPDNGCPILYFVLQYKAMTDDPDAEWVMVSNALKPQRRLVVPNLLPSTLYHLRMEAHNVAGQSSAEFSFVTLTKDGDPPPPEIVQRGHRGTTVFYGNINLLIPSIAALSGMICTIVMVIICYRNMLKNARPLAEQSAHSQKESLENRANSEAAQRERYYATIHKVSMQNNDKIPETSEDISPYATFQLSEGAGNMSQPHHGGPANTLLHSFMYHERALAEGCSSPPPAASKNRRRHSRKTEPESEESESDQDQLTSSRTESSNQHEGKIKHNSRLIQHFPNHNISITYL; encoded by the exons ATGTGGATTAGTAGCCGCCTTTTCGTGATTTTCCTGCTGCTCCATCTCG AAACCACCTGCAGTGAACCCTTCGAAGCGCACTTGCGCGGTCCTGGATTCGTGATGGAACCGCCAGGGCGGGTGGAGTTCTCAAACTCCTCCGGCGGCTGGCTAGACTGCTCCGCCTCCGGCAGCCCGCAGCCCACGATCGACTGGGTCCATGCGGACGGATCGGCCGTAACCGAGATCCATGGAGTGAGGCGGGTCCTGCGCAACGGCACCCTCGTCCTGATGCCCTTCGCTGCGGCTGCCTACCACCAGGATGTGCACAACACGATCTACCGTTGCATTGCCAGCAACTCCGTGGGGCGCATCGTATCGCGGGATGTGCAAGTGAGGGCGG TCGTGGCACAGGCCTACAAAGTGGATGTGGAGGTCCTGTCGGCGTCGCGCGGCTGCACCGCCATCCTGCGCTGCGTGGTGCCCACGTTCGTCAAGGAACTGGTGCGAGTCGTCTCCTGGGTTCATGAACCCGCTATCTACATCTATCCCTCGCTGCAAGGCG ATGGCAAGTTCCACCTCCTGCCCACCGGTGAGCTGCTCATCCACAACCTGCAGGAGAGCGACGAGTCGCAGTCGTTCCGGTGCCGCAGCATGCACCGCCTCACCCGCCAAGTGGTGGTATCCTCGCCCACCCGGCTGCGTATTAATT CGCATCGCGGCATCATTTCGCCGAGCGTGGTGGAGCACACGGCCCATGTGCAGGTGTCGCAGGACGAGGGCGCGGTGCTGCTGTGCGTCGCTCAGGGCTGTCCTTCGCCCGAATACAG CTGGTACACCCACAACGGAGCCGGGCCCCTGCCCGTGCTGAGCGGTCCCCGGGTCCGGCTACTGGGTCCCATCCTGGCCATCGAGGCGGTTACCGGCGAGGACTCCGGCGTATACAAGTGCACGGCCAGCAATGTGGGCGGCGAGGCCAGTGCCGAGCTCCGCCTGACAGTGGCCACGCCCATCCAGGTGGAAATCTCCCCGAATGTGCTCAGCGTCCACATGGGCGGCACCGCGGAGTTTCGTTGCCTGGTGACCAGCAACGGCAGCCCGGTGGGCATGCAAAACATCCTCTGGTACAAGGACGGTCGCCAGCTGCCGTCGTCGGGACGCGTCGAGGACACGTTGGTGGTGCCGCGAGTGAGTCGCGAAAATCGGGGCATGTATCAGTGCGTGGTGCGACGGCCCGAGGGCGATACATTCCAGGCCACCGCGGAATTGCAACTAGGAG ATGCTCCGCCCGTGCTCCTGTACAGCTTCATCGAGCAGACTCTGCAGCCCGGCCCAGCTGTGAGCCTGAAGTGCTCCGCTGCCGGCAATCCTACGCCGCAAATTTCATGGACACTGGACGGATTTCCGCTGCCATCAAACGGAAG ATTTATGATCGGACAATATATCACTGTGCATGGCGATGTAATTAGTCATGTTAACATAAGCCACGTCATGGTGGAAGATGGCGGCGAGTACGCCTGCATAGCTGAGAACAGGGCAGGACGAGTGCAGCACGCCGCTCGCCTCAATATTTATG GTCTTCCTTACATTCGACTGATTCCGAAGGTAACCGCCGTCTCTGGCGAGACATTGAATCTAAAGTGCCCCGTGGCCGGGTATCCCATCGAGGAGATCCACTGGGAGAGGGGCGGCAGGGAGCTGCCGGATGACATACGGCAGAGGGTCCAGCCGGACGGCTCGCTGACCATCAGTCCGGTGCAAAAGAACTCCGATTCCGGGGTGTACACGTGCTGGGCGCGGAACAAACAGGGTCACAGTGCCAGGCGGAGCGGCGAGGTGACGGTCATAG TGCCGCCGAAGGTTAGTCCCTTTCAAACGAGCATCCTGCAGCTGAACATGGGCGACCGGGCCTCCCTCACCTGCTCGGTGGTGAAGGGCGACCTGCCGCTGACCATCAACTGGCGTAAGGACGGCCGCCCCATCGACCCCACCCAGCACATGTCCGTCAAGCAGGTGGACCAGTACAATAGCATCCTGGTGATCGAGAATCTCGGCAGCGACCACACCGGCAACTACTCCTGTGTGGTGCGAAACTCTGCGGCCGAGGTGGAGAACTCGCAGGCCCTGCTCGTCAACG TGCCGCCTCGCTGGATTGTCGAGCCCGTTGATGCGAATGTGGAGCGCAACCGCCACATAATGTTGCACTGCCAGGCTCAGGGTGTACCCACGCCCAGTATAGTGTGGAAAAAGGCCACAG GCAGCAAATCAGGAGAGTACGAGGAGGTCAGGGAGCGCCCCTTCACCAAGCTACTGGGCAACGGGTCCCTCCTGCTCCAGCACGTGAAGGAGGATCGCGAGGGCTTCTATCTGTGCCAGGCCAACAATGGCATCGGCACCGGCATCGGAAAGGTCATCCAGCTGAAAGTGAACT CCTCGCCGTACTTCTCCTCCACCTCCCGTTCCGTGATGGTGAAAAAGGGCGACACCGCCCTGCTCCAGTGCGCGGTGAGCGGCGACAAGCCGATTAACATTGTCTGGATGCGTTCGGGCAAGAACACGCTGAATCCCTCGACCAATTACAA GATCTCAGTGAAGCAGGAGGCCACGCCGGACGGTGTTTCCGCCGAGCTGCAAATCCGCACAGTGGATGCCACCGACAGTGGTCCCTACTTCTGCCGGGCGAGCAACCTCTATGGAAACGATCAGCAACTGGTGCAGCTCCAGGTCCAGGAACCGCCGCAGCCACCCAGCGTCCTGGAGGCGGCCATGATCAGCAGTCGGTCAGTGAATCTCAAGTGGCAGCCTAAGACCCTGGGCACCGGCGACGTCTCCAAGTACCTGGTGGAGTTCCGCGAGGCTGATC CAGCTCTGTTTGTGGAGCAGTGGCAGCAAGTGGAGGTTAAGGACCCACCCACTTTTAATGCCATGATAGAGAACCTTAAGCCGGCCACGCGATATGCCTTCCGGGTGATTGCCGAGGGCTCTGCTGGACGTAGTGCACCCAGCCAGGAGCTGATTGTTCGAACTGAGCCACAGAGACCGGCGGGTCCACCACTGAATCTCTCCGCCCGTCCTCTGTCCTCCACGGAGCTGCTAATCAGCTGGGTGGCTCCACTTCCGGAGCTGCGACATGGCGACATCCAGGGTTACAATGTGGGCTACAAGTTGGCCAACTCGGGCAACACGGCCTACAACTTTACCTCGGTTTCCGGTGACGGTGATGGCGGAAACGGAGAGCTGCTCCTGAGTGGACTGGCTAAGTTCCAGCGCTACAATGTGGTGGTGCAGGCCTTCAACCAGGTGGGACCAGGTCCGCTCTCGGAACCAGCTACATCCCAGACTATGGAAGATG TTCCCAGCCGCTCGCCAGAGGATGTGCGATGTGCCGCCTTGTCGTCGCAGTCCCTGCAGGTTTCCTGGCAACCTCCTCCGATCTACCACACCAACGGTCTACTGCAGGGCTACAAGCTAATCTTCGAGCCCATCATCGACGACATCCAGCCCAGCAAGGATGAGGTAGAGTCGCGCAAGACCACAGCCCTAACCATGGTCCTGACGGGACTTCGCAAGTACACAAACTACAGCATCCAAGTCCTGGCCCACACCCGAATGGGTGACGGAGTTTTGTCCAAGCCCCTGTACTGCCACAGCGAGGAGGACGTGCCGGAGGCGCCGGCGGACATTAAGGTAGTGGTTAGCTCGTCACAGTCTCTTTACATATCCTGGTTGCCGCCAACGGAGCCGAACGGGGTGATCACCAAGTTCAGCCTGTACACACGAGTGGTGAACGGACGCGAGGAGCTGAACAACGAGAAGCGCAGCCTGCCGTCACAGCAGGCCTACTACGAGGCGAAGGGTCTGCATCCCCACATGGAGTACCAGTTCTGGGTGACGGCCAGCACGCGGGTGGGCGAGGGCAAGAGCTCCCGGGTAGCCTCTCAGATCACGACCAACCGCATTCCGGCCCGGATCATATCTTTCGGCGGCCCGGTGGTGCGGCCCTGGCGCTCCACTGTCACCCTGCCGTGCACGGCAGTGGGCAAGCCCAAGCGGGATTGGTTCAAGTCGGACGTGGTGCTGCGCCAGGGCGGCGTACACAACACACAGCTGCTGGACACCGGAGACCTGATCATCTCCAGCCTGGAGCTGGCGGACGGCGGCAACTACAGCTGCCAGGTGGACAACGGCATTGGCACGGATCGGCTCACCCACATCCTCATGGTGCAGGTGCCTCCCTCGGCGCCCACTCTTTATGTGACCAGTGCCACCTCGAGCAGCATCCTGATGCACTGGAAGTGCGGATTCACCGGCAACGCCCCCATCACCGGGTACACCCTCTTCTACCGACgcggcaacggcaacaccgACGAGATGCAGCTCTCTCGTCACGCCTCCAGCCACGAGCTAAAGGGCCTTGTATGCGGCAGCACCTACCAGATCTACCTGAGTGCCCAGAACAAGGTGGGCCCCTCGCCCTCCAGCATCATGCTGCACGTCCGCACCCAGGGCCAGTCTCCGGGACAGCCCTCCTCCACGGCACTGCTGGCGCCCAACTCTACCTCGCTCCTGGTCCGTCTCCACTCCTGGCCGGACAACGGCTGCCCCATCCTCTACTTTGTCCTGCAGTACAAGGCGATGACCGACGATCCAGATGCCGAGTGGGTTATGG TCTCCAATGCATTGAAACCTCAACGTCGTCTGGTGGTTCCCAACCTGCTGCCCTCCACCCTGTACCACCTCCGCATGGAAGCCCACAACGTGGCTGGTCAGTCGAGTGCCGAGTTCTCTTTCGTGACCCTGACCAAGGACGGGGACCCGCCGCCACCGGAGATCGTGCAGCGGGGGCATCGCGGCACCACCGTCTTCTACGGAAACATCAACCTGCTAATTCCCAGCATTGCGGCTCTGTCCGGAATGATCTGCACCATCGTCATGGTCATCATCTGCTACAGGAACA TGCTTAAAAATGCACGACCGCTCGCAGAGCAAAGCGCCCACAGTCAGAAGGAGTCCCTGGAGAATCGAGCCAACTCGGAGGCGGCCCAGAGGGAGAGGTACTACGCCACCATACACAAGGTGTCCATGCAGAACAATGACAAGATTCCAG aaaccTCCGAGGACATCTCGCCATACGCCACCTTCCAGCTCTCAGAGGGAGCTGGGAACATGTCGCAGCCGCACCACGGAGGTCCTGCCAACACGCTGCTCCACTCGTTCATGTACCACGAGCGGGCCCTGGCCGAGGGCTGCTCGTCGCCACCACCAGCCGCG TCGAAGAACCGGAGGCGCCACTCCCGGAAGACGGAGCCGGAGAGCGAGGAGTCGGAGTCGGACCAGGACCAGTTGACCTCCAGCCGCACGGAGTCCTCCAACCAGCACGAGGGCAAGATCAAGCACA ACTCTAGACTAATCCAACACTTTCCAAACCACAATATCTCGATAACATATCTGTAG
- the LOC6507416 gene encoding Down syndrome cell adhesion molecule-like protein Dscam2 isoform X13 — translation MWISSRLFVIFLLLHLETTCSEPFEAHLRGPGFVMEPPGRVEFSNSSGGWLDCSASGSPQPTIDWVHADGSAVTEIHGVRRVLRNGTLVLMPFAAAAYHQDVHNTIYRCIASNSVGRIVSRDVQVRAVVAQAYKVDVEVLSASRGCTAILRCVVPTFVKELVRVVSWVHEPAIYIYPSLQGDGKFHLLPTGELLIHNLQESDESQSFRCRSMHRLTRQVVVSSPTRLRINSHRGIISPSVVEHTAHVQVSQDEGAVLLCVAQGCPSPEYSWYTHNGAGPLPVLSGPRVRLLGPILAIEAVTGEDSGVYKCTASNVGGEASAELRLTVATPIQVEISPNVLSVHMGGTAEFRCLVTSNGSPVGMQNILWYKDGRQLPSSGRVEDTLVVPRVSRENRGMYQCVVRRPEGDTFQATAELQLGDAPPVLLYSFIEQTLQPGPAVSLKCSAAGNPTPQISWTLDGFPLPSNGRFMIGQYITVHGDVISHVNISHVMVEDGGEYACIAENRAGRVQHAARLNIYGLPYIRLIPKVTAVSGETLNLKCPVAGYPIEEIHWERGGRELPDDIRQRVQPDGSLTISPVQKNSDSGVYTCWARNKQGHSARRSGEVTVIVPPKVSPFQTSILQLNMGDRASLTCSVVKGDLPLTINWRKDGRPIDPTQHMSVKQVDQYNSILVIENLGSDHTGNYSCVVRNSAAEVENSQALLVNVPPRWIVEPVDANVERNRHIMLHCQAQGVPTPSIVWKKATGSKSGEYEEVRERPFTKLLGNGSLLLQHVKEDREGFYLCQANNGIGTGIGKVIQLKVNSSPYFSSTSRSVMVKKGDTALLQCAVSGDKPINIVWMRSGKNTLNPSTNYKISVKQEATPDGVSAELQIRTVDATDSGPYFCRASNLYGNDQQLVQLQVQEPPQPPSVLEAAMISSRSVNLKWQPKTLGTGDVSKYLVEFREADPLFVEQWQQVEVKDPPTFNAMIENLKPATRYAFRVIAEGSAGRSAPSQELIVRTEPQRPAGPPLNLSARPLSSTELLISWVAPLPELRHGDIQGYNVGYKLANSGNTAYNFTSVSGDGDGGNGELLLSGLAKFQRYNVVVQAFNQVGPGPLSEPATSQTMEDVPSRSPEDVRCAALSSQSLQVSWQPPPIYHTNGLLQGYKLIFEPIIDDIQPSKDEVESRKTTALTMVLTGLRKYTNYSIQVLAHTRMGDGVLSKPLYCHSEEDVPEAPADIKVVVSSSQSLYISWLPPTEPNGVITKFSLYTRVVNGREELNNEKRSLPSQQAYYEAKGLHPHMEYQFWVTASTRVGEGKSSRVASQITTNRIPARIISFGGPVVRPWRSTVTLPCTAVGKPKRDWFKSDVVLRQGGVHNTQLLDTGDLIISSLELADGGNYSCQVDNGIGTDRLTHILMVQVPPSAPTLYVTSATSSSILMHWKCGFTGNAPITGYTLFYRRGNGNTDEMQLSRHASSHELKGLVCGSTYQIYLSAQNKVGPSPSSIMLHVRTQGQSPGQPSSTALLAPNSTSLLVRLHSWPDNGCPILYFVLQYKAMTDDPDAEWVMVSNALKPQRRLVVPNLLPSTLYHLRMEAHNVAGQSSAEFSFVTLTKDGDPPPPEIVQRGHRGTTVFYGNINLLIPSIAALSGMICTIVMVIICYRNMLKNARPLAEQSAHSQKESLENRANSEAAQRERYYATIHKVSMQNNDKIPETSEDISPYATFQLSEGAGNMSQPHHGGPANTLLHSFMYHERALAEGCSSPPPAASKNRRRHSRKTEPESEESESDQDQLTSSRTESSNQHEGKIKHNSRLIQHFPNHNISITYL, via the exons ATGTGGATTAGTAGCCGCCTTTTCGTGATTTTCCTGCTGCTCCATCTCG AAACCACCTGCAGTGAACCCTTCGAAGCGCACTTGCGCGGTCCTGGATTCGTGATGGAACCGCCAGGGCGGGTGGAGTTCTCAAACTCCTCCGGCGGCTGGCTAGACTGCTCCGCCTCCGGCAGCCCGCAGCCCACGATCGACTGGGTCCATGCGGACGGATCGGCCGTAACCGAGATCCATGGAGTGAGGCGGGTCCTGCGCAACGGCACCCTCGTCCTGATGCCCTTCGCTGCGGCTGCCTACCACCAGGATGTGCACAACACGATCTACCGTTGCATTGCCAGCAACTCCGTGGGGCGCATCGTATCGCGGGATGTGCAAGTGAGGGCGG TCGTGGCACAGGCCTACAAAGTGGATGTGGAGGTCCTGTCGGCGTCGCGCGGCTGCACCGCCATCCTGCGCTGCGTGGTGCCCACGTTCGTCAAGGAACTGGTGCGAGTCGTCTCCTGGGTTCATGAACCCGCTATCTACATCTATCCCTCGCTGCAAGGCG ATGGCAAGTTCCACCTCCTGCCCACCGGTGAGCTGCTCATCCACAACCTGCAGGAGAGCGACGAGTCGCAGTCGTTCCGGTGCCGCAGCATGCACCGCCTCACCCGCCAAGTGGTGGTATCCTCGCCCACCCGGCTGCGTATTAATT CGCATCGCGGCATCATTTCGCCGAGCGTGGTGGAGCACACGGCCCATGTGCAGGTGTCGCAGGACGAGGGCGCGGTGCTGCTGTGCGTCGCTCAGGGCTGTCCTTCGCCCGAATACAG CTGGTACACCCACAACGGAGCCGGGCCCCTGCCCGTGCTGAGCGGTCCCCGGGTCCGGCTACTGGGTCCCATCCTGGCCATCGAGGCGGTTACCGGCGAGGACTCCGGCGTATACAAGTGCACGGCCAGCAATGTGGGCGGCGAGGCCAGTGCCGAGCTCCGCCTGACAGTGGCCACGCCCATCCAGGTGGAAATCTCCCCGAATGTGCTCAGCGTCCACATGGGCGGCACCGCGGAGTTTCGTTGCCTGGTGACCAGCAACGGCAGCCCGGTGGGCATGCAAAACATCCTCTGGTACAAGGACGGTCGCCAGCTGCCGTCGTCGGGACGCGTCGAGGACACGTTGGTGGTGCCGCGAGTGAGTCGCGAAAATCGGGGCATGTATCAGTGCGTGGTGCGACGGCCCGAGGGCGATACATTCCAGGCCACCGCGGAATTGCAACTAGGAG ATGCTCCGCCCGTGCTCCTGTACAGCTTCATCGAGCAGACTCTGCAGCCCGGCCCAGCTGTGAGCCTGAAGTGCTCCGCTGCCGGCAATCCTACGCCGCAAATTTCATGGACACTGGACGGATTTCCGCTGCCATCAAACGGAAG ATTTATGATCGGACAATATATCACTGTGCATGGCGATGTAATTAGTCATGTTAACATAAGCCACGTCATGGTGGAAGATGGCGGCGAGTACGCCTGCATAGCTGAGAACAGGGCAGGACGAGTGCAGCACGCCGCTCGCCTCAATATTTATG GTCTTCCTTACATTCGACTGATTCCGAAGGTAACCGCCGTCTCTGGCGAGACATTGAATCTAAAGTGCCCCGTGGCCGGGTATCCCATCGAGGAGATCCACTGGGAGAGGGGCGGCAGGGAGCTGCCGGATGACATACGGCAGAGGGTCCAGCCGGACGGCTCGCTGACCATCAGTCCGGTGCAAAAGAACTCCGATTCCGGGGTGTACACGTGCTGGGCGCGGAACAAACAGGGTCACAGTGCCAGGCGGAGCGGCGAGGTGACGGTCATAG TGCCGCCGAAGGTTAGTCCCTTTCAAACGAGCATCCTGCAGCTGAACATGGGCGACCGGGCCTCCCTCACCTGCTCGGTGGTGAAGGGCGACCTGCCGCTGACCATCAACTGGCGTAAGGACGGCCGCCCCATCGACCCCACCCAGCACATGTCCGTCAAGCAGGTGGACCAGTACAATAGCATCCTGGTGATCGAGAATCTCGGCAGCGACCACACCGGCAACTACTCCTGTGTGGTGCGAAACTCTGCGGCCGAGGTGGAGAACTCGCAGGCCCTGCTCGTCAACG TGCCGCCTCGCTGGATTGTCGAGCCCGTTGATGCGAATGTGGAGCGCAACCGCCACATAATGTTGCACTGCCAGGCTCAGGGTGTACCCACGCCCAGTATAGTGTGGAAAAAGGCCACAG GCAGCAAATCAGGAGAGTACGAGGAGGTCAGGGAGCGCCCCTTCACCAAGCTACTGGGCAACGGGTCCCTCCTGCTCCAGCACGTGAAGGAGGATCGCGAGGGCTTCTATCTGTGCCAGGCCAACAATGGCATCGGCACCGGCATCGGAAAGGTCATCCAGCTGAAAGTGAACT CCTCGCCGTACTTCTCCTCCACCTCCCGTTCCGTGATGGTGAAAAAGGGCGACACCGCCCTGCTCCAGTGCGCGGTGAGCGGCGACAAGCCGATTAACATTGTCTGGATGCGTTCGGGCAAGAACACGCTGAATCCCTCGACCAATTACAA GATCTCAGTGAAGCAGGAGGCCACGCCGGACGGTGTTTCCGCCGAGCTGCAAATCCGCACAGTGGATGCCACCGACAGTGGTCCCTACTTCTGCCGGGCGAGCAACCTCTATGGAAACGATCAGCAACTGGTGCAGCTCCAGGTCCAGGAACCGCCGCAGCCACCCAGCGTCCTGGAGGCGGCCATGATCAGCAGTCGGTCAGTGAATCTCAAGTGGCAGCCTAAGACCCTGGGCACCGGCGACGTCTCCAAGTACCTGGTGGAGTTCCGCGAGGCTGATC CTCTGTTTGTGGAGCAGTGGCAGCAAGTGGAGGTTAAGGACCCACCCACTTTTAATGCCATGATAGAGAACCTTAAGCCGGCCACGCGATATGCCTTCCGGGTGATTGCCGAGGGCTCTGCTGGACGTAGTGCACCCAGCCAGGAGCTGATTGTTCGAACTGAGCCACAGAGACCGGCGGGTCCACCACTGAATCTCTCCGCCCGTCCTCTGTCCTCCACGGAGCTGCTAATCAGCTGGGTGGCTCCACTTCCGGAGCTGCGACATGGCGACATCCAGGGTTACAATGTGGGCTACAAGTTGGCCAACTCGGGCAACACGGCCTACAACTTTACCTCGGTTTCCGGTGACGGTGATGGCGGAAACGGAGAGCTGCTCCTGAGTGGACTGGCTAAGTTCCAGCGCTACAATGTGGTGGTGCAGGCCTTCAACCAGGTGGGACCAGGTCCGCTCTCGGAACCAGCTACATCCCAGACTATGGAAGATG TTCCCAGCCGCTCGCCAGAGGATGTGCGATGTGCCGCCTTGTCGTCGCAGTCCCTGCAGGTTTCCTGGCAACCTCCTCCGATCTACCACACCAACGGTCTACTGCAGGGCTACAAGCTAATCTTCGAGCCCATCATCGACGACATCCAGCCCAGCAAGGATGAGGTAGAGTCGCGCAAGACCACAGCCCTAACCATGGTCCTGACGGGACTTCGCAAGTACACAAACTACAGCATCCAAGTCCTGGCCCACACCCGAATGGGTGACGGAGTTTTGTCCAAGCCCCTGTACTGCCACAGCGAGGAGGACGTGCCGGAGGCGCCGGCGGACATTAAGGTAGTGGTTAGCTCGTCACAGTCTCTTTACATATCCTGGTTGCCGCCAACGGAGCCGAACGGGGTGATCACCAAGTTCAGCCTGTACACACGAGTGGTGAACGGACGCGAGGAGCTGAACAACGAGAAGCGCAGCCTGCCGTCACAGCAGGCCTACTACGAGGCGAAGGGTCTGCATCCCCACATGGAGTACCAGTTCTGGGTGACGGCCAGCACGCGGGTGGGCGAGGGCAAGAGCTCCCGGGTAGCCTCTCAGATCACGACCAACCGCATTCCGGCCCGGATCATATCTTTCGGCGGCCCGGTGGTGCGGCCCTGGCGCTCCACTGTCACCCTGCCGTGCACGGCAGTGGGCAAGCCCAAGCGGGATTGGTTCAAGTCGGACGTGGTGCTGCGCCAGGGCGGCGTACACAACACACAGCTGCTGGACACCGGAGACCTGATCATCTCCAGCCTGGAGCTGGCGGACGGCGGCAACTACAGCTGCCAGGTGGACAACGGCATTGGCACGGATCGGCTCACCCACATCCTCATGGTGCAGGTGCCTCCCTCGGCGCCCACTCTTTATGTGACCAGTGCCACCTCGAGCAGCATCCTGATGCACTGGAAGTGCGGATTCACCGGCAACGCCCCCATCACCGGGTACACCCTCTTCTACCGACgcggcaacggcaacaccgACGAGATGCAGCTCTCTCGTCACGCCTCCAGCCACGAGCTAAAGGGCCTTGTATGCGGCAGCACCTACCAGATCTACCTGAGTGCCCAGAACAAGGTGGGCCCCTCGCCCTCCAGCATCATGCTGCACGTCCGCACCCAGGGCCAGTCTCCGGGACAGCCCTCCTCCACGGCACTGCTGGCGCCCAACTCTACCTCGCTCCTGGTCCGTCTCCACTCCTGGCCGGACAACGGCTGCCCCATCCTCTACTTTGTCCTGCAGTACAAGGCGATGACCGACGATCCAGATGCCGAGTGGGTTATGG TCTCCAATGCATTGAAACCTCAACGTCGTCTGGTGGTTCCCAACCTGCTGCCCTCCACCCTGTACCACCTCCGCATGGAAGCCCACAACGTGGCTGGTCAGTCGAGTGCCGAGTTCTCTTTCGTGACCCTGACCAAGGACGGGGACCCGCCGCCACCGGAGATCGTGCAGCGGGGGCATCGCGGCACCACCGTCTTCTACGGAAACATCAACCTGCTAATTCCCAGCATTGCGGCTCTGTCCGGAATGATCTGCACCATCGTCATGGTCATCATCTGCTACAGGAACA TGCTTAAAAATGCACGACCGCTCGCAGAGCAAAGCGCCCACAGTCAGAAGGAGTCCCTGGAGAATCGAGCCAACTCGGAGGCGGCCCAGAGGGAGAGGTACTACGCCACCATACACAAGGTGTCCATGCAGAACAATGACAAGATTCCAG aaaccTCCGAGGACATCTCGCCATACGCCACCTTCCAGCTCTCAGAGGGAGCTGGGAACATGTCGCAGCCGCACCACGGAGGTCCTGCCAACACGCTGCTCCACTCGTTCATGTACCACGAGCGGGCCCTGGCCGAGGGCTGCTCGTCGCCACCACCAGCCGCG TCGAAGAACCGGAGGCGCCACTCCCGGAAGACGGAGCCGGAGAGCGAGGAGTCGGAGTCGGACCAGGACCAGTTGACCTCCAGCCGCACGGAGTCCTCCAACCAGCACGAGGGCAAGATCAAGCACA ACTCTAGACTAATCCAACACTTTCCAAACCACAATATCTCGATAACATATCTGTAG